One part of the Glycine soja cultivar W05 chromosome 11, ASM419377v2, whole genome shotgun sequence genome encodes these proteins:
- the LOC114377144 gene encoding DEAD-box ATP-dependent RNA helicase 42, with translation MSRDANRNGAMSKNAENDEDEAPSRRDSRKSRENSDVDSEFDRKHNNSRRGSSDSEDGDRRRRRNRKSRRRYCSESESGSDSGKAREHSETDRKHSNSRRKSRGGSSDSDEGDRAHRRKRKSRRRYSSESDSDSGSEESESERSGSESESEEERKRREKRRRREKEDERERKRRRREKEKKRRRREKEEEERRKKEKLKKKKKKKEKEERGKGAVTNSWGKYGVIRETDMWTKRPEFTAWLAEVKQVNLENMSNWEEKQMFKEFMEDHNTATFPSKKYYNLDAYYRREMEKEMKKGFKKVQATERTIFNDEEQRRQELLQAREKHKEEQVMALKHSMQTGMAQAMKEQAQLREEMAYQYKLGNFEAAAAIQRRLDPDAAI, from the exons atgtccAGAGATGCAAACAGAAACGGTGCTATGTCGAAAAACGCTGAAAACGACGAAGACGAAGCTCCGTCACGGAGAGATTCCAGGAAGTCGCGAGAAAATTCGGACGTAGACTCAGAATTCGACAGAAAGCACAACAATTCGCGGAGAGGAAGCTCCGATTCCGAAGACGGCGATAGGCGGCGCCGGAGGAATAGGAAATCGAGGCGTCGCTACTGCAGCGAGTCGGAATCTGGTTCCGACTCCGGGAAAGCACGAGAACATTCTGAAACCGATAGAAAGCACAGCAATTCGAGGAGAAAATCGCGGGGAGGAAGTTCGGATTCCGACGAAGGAGATAGAGCGCACCGGAGGAAGAGGAAATCGCGGCGGCGCTACAGCAGCGAGTCGGATTCCGACTCCGGCTCGGAGGAGTCCGAGTCGGAACGGTCCGGTTCGGAATCGGAGAGTGAGGAGGAGCGGAAGCGGagggagaagaggaggaggagagagaaagaggatgagagagagaggaagcggaggaggagagagaaagagaagaagaggcgGAGGagagagaaggaggaggaggagaggaggaagaaggagaagctgaagaagaagaaaaagaagaaggagaaggaggagagAGGGAAGGGAGCGGTGACGAATTCTTGGGGGAAGTATGGTGTTATTAGAGAAACTGATATGTG GACCAAACGACCAGAGTTCACTGCATGGTTGGCAGAAGTAAAGCAG GTGAATCTGGAGAATATGTCCAATTGGGAAGAAAAACAGATGTTCAAAGA ATTCATGGAGGATCACAACACAGCTACCTTTCCTTCCAAAAA GTACTACAATCTTGATGCTTACTACAGGCGTGAAATGGAAAAGGAGATGAAAAAAGGTTTTAAGAAGGTCCAGGCAACAGAGCGCACTATTTTCAATGATGAAGAACAGCGCAG GCAAGAATTGTTGCAAGCTCGTGAAAAGCATAAGGAAGAGCAAGTGATGGCGTTGAAGCACTCTATGCAAACTGGAATG GCACAGGCAATGAAAGAGCAAGCTCAACTTAGGGAGGAGATGGCTTACCAGTACAAGCTTGGAAACTTTGAG GCTGCTGCTGCTATCCAGAGAAGGTTGGATCCTGATGCTGCCATATAG